The Phyllopteryx taeniolatus isolate TA_2022b chromosome 13, UOR_Ptae_1.2, whole genome shotgun sequence nucleotide sequence TTATCTAGGTCAAGTTTCCACAgtatttgcgtttttttttttttttactctccaCACGTTGAGCTGATAACATCCGATAAGTGCATAGTTTCGTAAGCGTGCAAGGGTCTTTGAAAGCAAGGGAACACACTCATTTTGATGAGTTAAAGGGCTTTGGGTCATGTGTTTGGTTAATAAATGTCTAACGGTGGCTTCTTTTGGGGGCATTTACAATGGCACCTTTGATACAAGTGTGGAACAAGACACACACTTTTCACATAGCTGAACAGTGTTTAGCTGATAAAaagtctatctatccatccatctatccattttctatagtgcttgttcCCATTAGGATtgaaggtgagctggagtctatcccaactgatgggagagaggcagggtacacactggactggtcgccagtcaattacagggcacatatagacaaccattcacacctatggacaatttggaatcggcacttaacctaacatgcatgattttggaccgtgggaagaagccagagtacccttGAAAACCAACGCAATCACGgagagcacatgcaaactccactcaggaagGCCGTAAGCGAGATCTAAACACTGTACCTCAGCACCGAAGTGCATGCGTGCATGCCTgcatttgtgcgtgcgtgtgtaaaaCGTTTCATCTTATTTAATGTTTGTATTGCATGGGTGTATTAGTCTTCATTGTGTAAGTGTTAGTGTGCATTGTTAGCATGATGATAGAGATAATGGTTAGAGTAGTCTTTGTGTGGTCCGGGCTGAGAGGCGCTTGGAGGGCAAGGCTGTGCATGAGTGATGGACGCCATGCTGCATCATGCTGAGAGAGCTGCAGGTGGTGTTGGGAGGTCGTCGTGTGGCTTGTTGTGCACCAGCAGCCCTCCCAGCGCCACTACACACTGAGCAATGCTTAATAAGGTCACCACCAACTGTTCTTTTACCTTCCTCCTTTGGCAGTAtgctttattttggtttttctGCAActctattttattttgcatggtCTTTTTATATTGCAATTGTTGGGGTTTTCCCCATTGACTTTTCTCCTGAAAGCTTTGAAAGAATGACATAGGCAGTGATACCCGACAGCCAGGGGCACCAATAATAGCAGATGACCCCACTCGGGCCAACAATTTACATCGGCCACCACAGCTATCAGTTACTTTTCACGGTTCTCTCTGGGAGCATCTAGCATACTGCTTATTTATGTCAACCTGAGCGCTCCTACAATGTTTGTGCGTTTGTTGTTTAGAGGAACATAGATTAAATTGGCATACGTGAGAGACAGGTGAGGAGGAAGGTTGAAAGACAATCAGGGACAAAAGTAGAAGCTGAAAGAAGAATGGCAAACAATCTTTTGTCAAAGGAGGATTTACAGCCGGTACTCGAGATCGGTCATCACCAGTGTCCCCTGCTGCCAGAAGCTTCCGGACACACCAACAGTTTACAGCTGTAAAGGAATCAATGGTCAAGCTTTCTGTCTCAAAGCTTTTTAATCTTACTCCTCTGGGCGTGCAGAGAAAGACGCAGTGCTGCGCCTGACAAGATTACAGTGCACAGTGCTGCCACAGTTGAGTGAAAAGCTCATTCTAAGTCATTGTTATGGCTCTTGTACATGCCAACGGCACATAAGCTCTTGATTAGCTCTCACGGCGTGTGACGCAGTATTTTCACAGCTTGAATCATGGGCCtcattttagtgttttttttattgaaggcCACCGACCCGAATGGTGTAATACTCACATCAAAGTGCTTTCATTCACTTCCCAATCAATGATCTCCAAAAGCTGCAATGGCGCTCTTGAAACAAGGTTTCATTTGCACTCATGTTTTGTTCAATATGCTTTTGTCACCGTGTGGCTCTGCAGGACAATGTGCTGAACATCATCAATCAGATCATGGATGAATGTATTCCCTGTGACCGAGCCAACAGAGACTTCTGTGTCAAGTTCCCTGAGGAGATTCATCATGACAACTTAGCAGGGCAACTGTGGTTTGGAGCAGAGGTACAATATTCCCTCAGCATAAGTCTGGAGGAAAACAAGCCTTCAATGAAGACTGTAAAATACTGTTCATTTCCCGAGGACAAGTTTACCACATGGAAACGTGTGACATGAGATTTTTAAAGTGGTTCCCACTCTTGTGCAGTGTTTAGCTGCAGGCTCCATCATCATGAACAGGGAGATTGAGAGTATAGCGATGAGACCGCTGGCAAAGGACCTGACTCGCAGCCTGGAGGAGGTACGCAACATCACCCGAGACCAGGCCTTGCGAGACCTCAATTTCTACACAGACCGCATGAAGGACGCACTGCGACATTTCGACAACCTTTTTGCTGAGTTTGAACTCAGGTAAATTAGGAGCTTCTTGGCAGTCGTAGCAGAAATAGTAATTCACATTTCCCACCAACAAACCTTTGACTCAACCGCAAATGTCATTGCTTCCCTCATTTGCATTGCAGCTATGTCTCAGCCATGGTGCCTGTCAAGTCTCCCAAAGAATACTATGTACAGCAGGAGGTGATTGTGCTCTTCTGTGAGACGGTGGAAAGGTGACTTTTTACCCACAAACAAAAAGTTGTCCAACTTCATATGTGTGTATTCTCTAGACCAAGTGGTTTTaaaacttcaaaaaaaaagactttgctctccaagtaccaccattatGATAACATTATAATACATTAGTGTaataggcccaagtgttcatcataaACCGAGAGTGATTTTATTCTAAAAGTATAtttagccactgtaacattgagCACTGTgaccgactgtttagcacatctgcctcacagttctgaggatcggggttcaaatcccggccccgcatgtgtggagtttgcatgttctccccgtgcctgggtgggttttctccgggtactccggtttcctcccacatcccaaaaacatgcgtggtaggttgattggcgactctaaattgcccataggtgtgaatgtgagtgcgagtgtttgtttctatgtgccctgcaattggctggcgaccggttcagggtgtaccccgcctctcgcccgaagattgctgggataggctccagcacgcccgcgacccttgtgaggataagcggaacggaaaacgaatgaatgaatgaacgaacATTAAGCACAGTTTATTTTGTGCTTAAACATAGGAAAATATCAAACTACTCAAATAATGATTACATTCAAATGTACTGAATACGAaaggtacatttaaaaaaaaaaaaaaaacctaaataaaagtttaaaaacaaactgttttaAAGAGTAAATGCAAATCTATTttacaaaaaagttaaatacaactcaactgtacttaggcagtgattcgtACTTCACTTTGAGAAGAACTGGTGTAGAGAAAATACGAACCATACTTGTGCTCTCGTTCCCTTCTGCCCTAGGGCGCTCAACCTGGGCTACCTCACACAAGACCTGATTGATGACTATGAGCCTGCGTTGATGTTTACAATTCCCAGACTAGCCATTGTATGGTAAGTGTTGCCCGTCTTCACGAGACCTCCGGCCTCGTTCCTCCTTCCACTCCTCATATAGgattttaaatctatttttagTGGATTGGTCGTGTACTCAGAAGGACCTCTCGACCTTGACCGAAAAGCAGAGGACATGTCTGAGCTTTTCCGCCCTTTTCGTACTTTACTGAAGAAAATCAGGTATGGTTAATAAGTGTCATCATAAATTCTGCTTCTTTCCCACCAAAAATGTTCTGGTGTTCCAGCTACCTTTTGATGCCTTTCCAGAGACCTGTTACAGACTCTAACAGAGGAAGAGTTACTGATGCTTGAGAGGAACCTCTGTATCTCTCAGGATGGCGAGTTAGCCACAGGCCAGGAGCAGGCCACAACCCACACACCAGGACCTATCCAAGAAAATCAATCCTCCTGTAGCCCTACTAATATCACCTCCAAGGCGGGCGGTGATGAGGAGCAAAAGCCTCTGTCTCTGTTTGTCTGCCCTAACCACGAGGAGGAGTTGGCGGAAGTGGAAAAAGGCTGGGAGGAGGTGGAATCTGAGAAAGGAGAGCAGGCAGAAGACTTGCAGTGTGAGGAGGCAGAAGAGGCTGAACTTGCTTGTTCCATGCAGTATGATGAGGAAGAACTGGAGCAGCTCAACATGATGGTGTACCGCGTAGGAGATGAGATGTCAACTCTGCTGTCGCCTCCTAGCCAGGGTCAGTCCCCGGCACACCGTCCCAACAGAGGGGAGGTGGGAGGCGCCAGTGGGGCTTCCAGCACTGAGGCCTCGCCTCTCAGGGTACTGAGGGGCAGAGGAAGAACAGGTATCTATTTAGAGGAGGAAGACAGGGTCTTCTTCATGGAAGATCTTGACCCAGCAGCAGACGGCGTTACCAGCATCTCAAAGGAAGTCCATAGTTGTGTTGCCTCGCCTTCCAAAACCCCAAAGTCTGCTCATTCTCTGCAGCGTAGCCCAGGTCTACGGTCGGATGCGGTTCACAACGGTTGGCTACCCGAAGGACCATCGGAGCAGCTTTGTCTACAACCACGCAGTAAGAACATCCAGTGTCTAAATGCAATGCGCCCTCCATCATGCACATCTGCTCCCAGCTCTGAACCGCTGCCTTACACCAATGGCTGGGAGATGGGCTTAGAGGGCACTGTGAATGAAACCGCAGAAGTCATTGCCCATCGTATGGGCGGCATGAAGCTTTCGGCCACGGTCATATTCAACCCTCGCTCCCCTAGCTTGACGGAGCTGGCGGTGGACAAGATGCTGTTGCCTCGGCCCTCTCCCTCAGAGATTGAACCCTGCGGCCTGGTGGCCACGCACTGCTTGCTTAACTCTTGTGTCTGCTGCGGGAGCTGTGAAGATGCCCACGAGGATGCCATAACCTCTGAGACCGCAGGCCTCGGGTTAGGCTTCACTCTAAGAACAGATAAACACCATAAGACTGCAGCCCCCGGCTCTGTCTTCCAATCCTCTGCTTGCCGGCTACCCCCGCGAGGCCGCAGCAGAAGAGAACTTTGCCAGCTGTCTCACGCTTCTTCCCGCCACTTGAACGAGCCCCTGAAAGAGGAAGGGAGATCTGAACTATGTGAGAAGTCCCTGACGGACGATCCACAGCTGGAGCATCACACTCAGGACTGTGGCAACAATATAGGGGACGAAACCTCCACATGCAATTACCAGAAGAAGACTGAAACGAGGCAACATGCAACTGGAGGCCCACTGAGGGACAAGGGGGTAGACAAAGACACGGAAGGAAGTAAGGAATCCAAGAGGGACACCAAAGAGGAGAGCAGGAAGGGCTCCAGGTAAGTTGTCTTTTATAATTCTTTCATGTCATAAATGTACATTGTTGAGCATTTGAGTTTATCATACACGCTCATCATTTGGCATTCTATTGATCTTTtatatttgtccattttttttttttttttttccaatttcacaGTTCTTTGTGCTTTTCCTTTGTTTCCTAATCATTTCAATATTTCTTCTCCTTTTTGTACTGTTGTTTTTAGTCTTCACAACTCCCCCCTCAGCTCTGTGTCAGGTAGTGACTGTGAGAGTGTGTCGGTCACCACATGTAGTCTATCCAGCAGTGTTTACACTCCCAGGTAACTATGAGCAGCATCATATGGTAGTACGGTAGTATTTAATAGCGAGTCAAAGCAGCAGATGGTGTTTTCTTTCGGACTGCGTTTATGGTATTTAGTTGTCTTTGCTGTCTTAAATCTCAACAACTTCACTCAATGAAATATGGATGGGCGCTGTGAATAATGTAGGGACAGTTGAGGGATATAAATGGCCTCTCCTGCTCAGTCTTCATCGCTTCCTGCAGCCCCGTCAGCAGCCTCACTCCCAGCTCAGGCACGTCGGAGGACCTGGACCATGAGGAGATCCGGCTCGCTCTGCAAGATGCCAAGATGGCTGCCCGAAATAAGATTCGCTCACGCTTCCACAGCAGTAGCGACCTCATCCACCGTCTCTTTGTTTGTATATCAGGTACTGATGATGAGGCACATTGTGCCTGTTTGCTTAAGCGGGGATTTTTAATATCttaaggaatttaaaaaatgtgagacCACCCACACATGCCTAGGGCTGTTATTGTGCGTTATGTCCTCTattacggagccccagacatgtcatgggggggggggggaactattTTTAGTCCATACAGAAGGTAAGGAAATCGAGCGCACCCTCTTTCGAAGTTGAAAATCGAGGCAGAGTCGCAGTtccgacaaacacacaaagagtaGTCTACTACTCGCTGTAGCAAACATAGACCCAATCAAATAACTGCCTAAATGTAGAATAATAAGATATTGACGAGAACATGATAAGAAAATAAACTTACCCTGAAGCCATCGCATGTGTCTTGCAGTTTCGGCTGCGTCGTTTGTAACAAGTCCGTAAAAGTGCGCTCGATTTGGTTACCCTCCAATCCAGTACGGAGCCACGGCTTCTTCGTGTGCAAGCAGTAACTACTTCACGCGCACAAACAATTACTTCGTGCGCACGCtgtaactatttcgtgcgcacgAAGAAGTAGTTTGTGCGAACTCATGTCTGGGATCCGTACTCGATGACTAAAAGAACACaccaatacaggaagtcctcgagttacaaAGTattcgacctacgacgtttcgactttacgacgcccttgcctcgtccgccatttgaGCTGTGAGGGGCAGCCGGGTGCCACATGACATCCAAACTGCTGCAAAATACAAAGAATAAGAAATAAAAGACGCTAGGCTGACAAATATCTAATCTGTTAAATACAATGCGGTTGCAAACTGTCTTTCTCTTTTATATTGTGGTGAATAATGTTGGAGAAACATTACACCAGAAGTGGACAAATTTATGTGCTCAACGGCCACTTGATTTTTAAAactgacagatgggccaggtcatttgtagattaggattttaaaaataaataaataagaaataattgtatatgtaaaatagtttctttCATTAAAATACTATTCATTCTCTTttcattcattctcattttaattatattatagtTGATTTTAATTACCCAAGTATTGAATAGAATATCAGATTTATTGTGtgtaatattttacattatctttgtatttttatttacaatcacCCATTCTTTTAATagaataaatatgttttaaaatgtatatattttcactttattcATAGATTCAAAAAGTTCGAATGTGTAGGTAAAATAGTTTatcttaataataaaatacgaaATCATTCATtggattttattaaattataaataatttaccaattattgaataaaatatataataaaatttatatgtgaaatattttactaataacttttattttatttgtgacaATATAGCCATCACCAATTAATGattgagataaatgaatacaaaatgatacaaaaacatttgaattaaccaattttaagaaaaaaaggctaaatgaatgcaacaaatattaaagaatggagcaggccattctttctttGCCCCTGCTTTAGCCAAGCACTCAGCAAAACCATTTGCTCCTCTATTTGATTCCGGCAACAGTGCGAGCTTCCTAATTGGCTGTCgtacttttttccccatcacTGTCTGGCTTGGCCCAACCCGGTGTTGACcgcacacataaggatttgccaTCAAGTATTGAACAGGtgtaacatttacaattgttgtCTTGActgttttccgagcagatcAGGGGCAAAACCCCACAAAATAATTGCTCAGGATCGTCTTTCAGAGATATCCAAGAATCGGGTCTTTGCTGACTCTGATTGCAAAGAAGGGAAACTGCTTCAATTTTACCTGATTGTCGGTGTGCGTGGACCTTACTTTCCCTGGTCctcatcatgttttgttctgCTGTGGGATGTAGGTGTTGCTGATCAGCTGCAGACCAACTATGCCAGTGACCTTCGCAGCATCCTCAAGACACTATTCGAGGTTATGGCAACCAAGTGCGAGCAGGGAGACAACGAGAAGCAAAATAAAGGTAGGGATCGTGTATTGAACATGCATATTCAACTGCCACTGGGGGGAAGGAACAAAACAATTAATTATGCAGACCTCGGTTTTAGTTGGTTCCTCTGTGGTGCCCAGCAGGTCCTGTTCTGCGAAGTGCAGTACTCGAGGACTGCGCTCTCTGTCAGGAGACCATTTCCTCATCAGAATTGGCAGCCAAGGCCCGTGAGGGCCATTTTGAAGGTCAGCATAACCACAAACACACTGAATATAGTTGAAATGTCAGCACTTCCTCTTCAGATGCAGCCGTACTGCAGCCCCTCTTTGCTGGTGTAAATCTAACCGCGCACTCCGCGACGAGACCGAACGCCACCGAACGATTCATTCGCGTTGGTTGTGCGTGGTTCTGCAACTCCTTCGTATGAGTTGCCGACCGCCTGCAACTTTTGGCTGCGATTCCAATTGTGGATTCACAAGTGAATGGCGTCGTAATAGCACAGACTGAAACGGCCAGTCGCCAGGCCAGGTTATTGGTCGATTCATGGATCAAGCACCTGTTGTGATTTTGGCTCCTTCAGCTCCTTTTTAGACAGCAGTATTAATTGTCGCATCCTAATTTGGATCCCTTTCTAAAAATGTGCGCCTCAATTGAAGGAGATAATAAAACTCTAACCTGTTCCTGCTTCTCCCTCctcaaaaatatttctaaactTAGGGCTATGTTCATTCTGAACTAGAAATTATCATTCGTTTATCTCCTCAAGTCTTCACCAGGGCAATTCTCTCTTCACCCGTCGTAACTTTTTAGACCAACCTCTAATTGGTTCAAAATGCTGCCCCCATTCTAGATCCCATAGGTTCAGCAGCCACATCCCTCCTGGTCATTCTTGCACTGGCTCCCTGTTCATTTCAGGATTCGGTACATCTTTTTAACAATCGCTTACACGGCCCTCGATGGTCAGGCTTGGTGGATTATGTGTCATTTCAATCTCCTGTTTGGTCTACTGACTGCCTTTTACTTACTGTCCCTCACACCAGATTAAAAACTAAAGGTGATGCTCCGAGCCTTGCCGTACGTTTCTCCCAAATTGTGGAACAcacttccttttgagctaagaGCCGCATCTTCAgtggaaaattttaaaaagctgtaagaggggggggaaaaaaacatttgtgtaggTAGGCATTCCAGTAAGACGAGATTacaattgattttgttttcatttttatgaaagAATTTTTCTCGTATTCACTGTAAAATGTTGGAATTCTGCATTCTGTACAGTGAGCCCCTGCTATTTGCTGGAGGTAAGGGCCTAGCCCTactgcgaatagcaaaaatcctcGAGCAATTAACGCCCAAACACAAATGTCTGTGATTGCCTATAGGTATGAAAAGAAGGACTCAAAAGCTATGGCAAAGATAGCAACGGTGAGTTTTCGGCAAATAACAAGTAgctccgaaaaaaaaaaatctgcgaattTGCGGGGTTTCACTCTTAACTATGTGAAACTCTCCCTGAaaagtgctgtataaataaCTTACCTAACGGTACttaactgtttttgttgtcGGCCCCCTTGTAGATCCCCCTGACTGGGTTCCAGATGAATTGTGTAACTCCTGCATCGCCTGCAAGGCTCCGTTTACTGTCATCCGCAGGAAGCATCACTGTAGGAGCTGTGGAAAGGTATGATCCATTCCTCCCTTTAATGTGTTGATCACACAAACCTATTAAAGGTGTATGTTGCGTTTCCTCTCAGATCTTCTGCTCTCGCTGCTCCTCCCACTCTGCTCCATTGCCTCGATACGGCCAAATGAAGCCCGTAAGAGTGTGCACACACTGCTACATGTTTCACGTCACGCCTTTCTACAGTGACAAGGCCAACATTTGAAGCACAGGCCACCGCTGCGACAGCAAGGACGATGCAACGATGCCTTCACAGTCAACAAATCTGCGAGGAGAAtgagagggtgtgtgtgtgtggtagaaACCAAGGGAAGGTCTCACCTGTTCGCACTGTCTGGTGCGGGAATGGGAAGCAAAGGCTTGGATCTGTGAACCGAGCTGGTCTGCACACAGTATTCACACGTGACTGTGGAGTTGTAAAAGAGAACAAATGACGATGCATTCGCAGACTTTGAACTGGCGTCGTGGTGCGCAACATGAAAATAGGCCACCTTATGAATTTTATTGCTTTTCATGTACAAATGAATGGCCTCCCTATTCTACAGCGAGCTTCCTACATTCGTGCCGGAGCTCCCACGGGACTCGGATTAGTCAAAGAATGTAAGTCACGATAAGTATGTAAATAAGGATCATTCTGGTCATAACCATACCACAATGTCTGCTGTTGCCATTCACACTGGAACTGGTCAAAAATCATCTCCGTGCTTTCAGTCGCATTGACAcaacaattataataatgataGCTTTTGTAATGGGATTTTGTCACGCTTttgatggcagtgaatgttaatTTTGGATCACTTGGTCAAATGGGTCAAGACTCCAACACAACagtttgccttcttttttttatgggcTGTGCCCATTGCACACACTGGGTCCTTCTCTGCTCGCGGAATGGATTAAAGGGACTCGTAGTTATCAGCGTCTGGTCTGCAAAGCCCTCTAGTGGAGAGTTGACCTCTCCAACATGatcacatttttaatttgacctGCAAGCCTTCTTGGCAGGTGTTGACTTGCAGACAACAAGATCGCTCATTGCGTTCTTCCTTCTTCTCATTCTAGTGCAATATTCCGACtacaataacaaaacatttcttCTTCCAAATGGTTTCAAGCCATTCTATGCGAGTGTATTAGTGTTGATTTTAGGGCGGCAACTGCAACGTTTAtattaataatcgattaatcagtctttttttttttttttttttatttttttttttttgggggggtatcatttcaaaattacagtgcagaaaat carries:
- the zfyve28 gene encoding lateral signaling target protein 2 homolog isoform X6, with product MNRFRKWLYKPKRTDPQLLAQFYYADDELNQVAAELDSLDGRKDPQRCTLLVNQFRSCQDNVLNIINQIMDECIPCDRANRDFCVKFPEEIHHDNLAGQLWFGAECLAAGSIIMNREIESIAMRPLAKDLTRSLEEVRNITRDQALRDLNFYTDRMKDALRHFDNLFAEFELSYVSAMVPVKSPKEYYVQQEVIVLFCETVERALNLGYLTQDLIDDYEPALMFTIPRLAIVCGLVVYSEGPLDLDRKAEDMSELFRPFRTLLKKISLHNSPLSSVSGSDCESVSVTTCSLSSSVYTPSPVSSLTPSSGTSEDLDHEEIRLALQDAKMAARNKIRSRFHSSSDLIHRLFVCISGVADQLQTNYASDLRSILKTLFEVMATKCEQGDNEKQNKAGPVLRSAVLEDCALCQETISSSELAAKAREGHFEDPPDWVPDELCNSCIACKAPFTVIRRKHHCRSCGKIFCSRCSSHSAPLPRYGQMKPVRVCTHCYMFHVTPFYSDKANI
- the zfyve28 gene encoding lateral signaling target protein 2 homolog isoform X4, encoding MAGRTLKDVRCWSTSSAPARALNLGYLTQDLIDDYEPALMFTIPRLAIVCGLVVYSEGPLDLDRKAEDMSELFRPFRTLLKKIRDLLQTLTEEELLMLERNLCISQDGELATGQEQATTHTPGPIQENQSSCSPTNITSKAGGDEEQKPLSLFVCPNHEEELAEVEKGWEEVESEKGEQAEDLQCEEAEEAELACSMQYDEEELEQLNMMVYRVGDEMSTLLSPPSQGQSPAHRPNRGEVGGASGASSTEASPLRVLRGRGRTGIYLEEEDRVFFMEDLDPAADGVTSISKEVHSCVASPSKTPKSAHSLQRSPGLRSDAVHNGWLPEGPSEQLCLQPRSKNIQCLNAMRPPSCTSAPSSEPLPYTNGWEMGLEGTVNETAEVIAHRMGGMKLSATVIFNPRSPSLTELAVDKMLLPRPSPSEIEPCGLVATHCLLNSCVCCGSCEDAHEDAITSETAGLGLGFTLRTDKHHKTAAPGSVFQSSACRLPPRGRSRRELCQLSHASSRHLNEPLKEEGRSELCEKSLTDDPQLEHHTQDCGNNIGDETSTCNYQKKTETRQHATGGPLRDKGVDKDTEGSKESKRDTKEESRKGSSLHNSPLSSVSGSDCESVSVTTCSLSSSVYTPSPVSSLTPSSGTSEDLDHEEIRLALQDAKMAARNKIRSRFHSSSDLIHRLFVCISGVADQLQTNYASDLRSILKTLFEVMATKCEQGDNEKQNKAGPVLRSAVLEDCALCQETISSSELAAKAREGHFEDPPDWVPDELCNSCIACKAPFTVIRRKHHCRSCGKIFCSRCSSHSAPLPRYGQMKPVRVCTHCYMFHVTPFYSDKANI